Proteins found in one Pyrus communis chromosome 15, drPyrComm1.1, whole genome shotgun sequence genomic segment:
- the LOC137717428 gene encoding long chain acyl-CoA synthetase 9, chloroplastic-like — protein MGPYIVGAFIPLLLTIIVQKSKKAKQRGVPVDVGGEPGYAIRNHRYTAPVQTLWETVTTLAELFEQSSKRFQDKCLLGTRALIAREVEVSKDGRSFEKLHLGEYEWLTYGQAFEVVCNFASGLAQLGHQREERVAIFADTREEWFIALQGCFRRNVTVVTIYASLGEEALCHSLNETEVTTVICGQKELKKLLHISGQLDTVKRIICLDDEIPSSASSVESRWQITSFDDVEKLGRENPVDPDLPLPADIAVIMYTSGSTGLPKGVMMTHANVLAVVSAVMTIVPGLGSKDVYLAYLPLAHILELAAENVMVAVGSSIGYGSPLTLIDTSSKIKRGTRGDATALAPTVLTAVPAILDRVRDGVLNKVNAKGGLAKRLFHLAYARRLSSVNGSWFGAWGLEKFLWDLLVFRKVRAVLGGHVRFILSGGAPLSGDTQRFINICIGSPIGQGYGLTETCAGGTFSEFDDTSVGRVGAPLPCSFIKLIDWAEGGYLKTDTPMPRGEIVIGGPNVTLGYFKNEEKTRESYKVDEKGMRWFYTGDIGRFHADGCLEIIDRKKDIVKLQHGEYVSLGKVEAALSVCPYIDNIMLHADPFHSYCVALVVASQVTVEDWASKQGIAFTDFADLCSKSEAIKEVQASLVKEAKNARLEKFEIPAKIKLLSEPWTPETGLVTAALKLKRDVIRKAFSEDLSKLYAS, from the exons ATGGGTCCTTACATTGTTGGTGCGTTTATTCCTCTGTTACTAACTATAAtagttcagaaatcgaagaaagCGAAGCAACGGGGTGTGCCCGTTGATGTTGGTGGGGAACCCGGGTATGCAATCCGAAACCATCGGTATACTGCCCCAGTTCAAACACTATGGGAAACTGTTACAACTCTTGCAGAGCTTTTCGAGCAGTCATCCAAGCGGTTCCAGGATAAATGCCTTCTTGGAACCCGAGCATTGATTGCAAGGGAGGTTGAAGTATCAAAGGACGGAAGATCCTTCGAGAAGCTTCATTTGGGGGAGTACGAATGGCTAACATATGGACAGGCATTTGAAGTTGTATGCAACTTTGCTTCCGGTTTAGCTCAACTCGGGCATCAAAGGGAGGAGAGAGTGGCAATCTTTGCTGACACTAGAGAAGAGTGGTTTATCGCATTGCAG GGTTGTTTTAGGCGCAATGTCACTGTTGTTACCATATACGCATCTCTTGGGGAGGAGGCTCTATGTCACTCACTAAAtgag ACGGAAGTTACAACTGTGATTTGTGGGCAAAAAGAACTGAAAAAACTTCTACACATAAGTGGACAACTAGACACAGTAAAGCGAATCATATGTCTGGATGACGAGATCCCGTCTAGTGCCTCATCTGTTGAAAGTCGATGGCAAATCACTTCATTTGATGATGTCGAGAAACTTGGCCGAGAAAACCCTGTTGATCCTGATTTACCTCTTCCAGCAGATATTGCCGTCATTATGTATACAAGTGGAAGCACTGGATTACCCAAG GGTGTAATGATGACACATGCTAATGTGCTAGCTGTAGTTTCTGCCGTCATGACTATTGTTCCTGGCCTTGGAAGCAAGGATGTTTATCTGGCATATCTTCCCCTCGCTCATATCCTTGAATTAGCAGCGGAG AACGTCATGGTTGCTGTTGGAAGTTCCATAGGGTATGGGTCTCCATTGACCCTTATTGATACATcaagtaaaataaaaagaggAACAAGGGGGGATGCAACTGCGCTTGCACCAACCGTATTGACAGCTGTCCCTGCAATTCTTGACCGTGTTCGAGATGGAGTGCTCAATAAG GTAAATGCAAAGGGTGGACTAGCCAAGAGATTGTTTCACTTGGCATATGCTCGTAGGTTGTCTTCTGTGAATGGCAGTTGGTTTGGAGCTTGGGGCCTGGAAAAGTTTCTGTGGGACCTTCTTGTGTTTAGAAAGGTCCGTGCAGTTCTAGGAGGTCACGTTCGTTTTATCCTTTCTGGTGGTGCCCCTCTCTCGGGTGATACTCAAAGATTCATCAACATTTGCATTGG TTCTCCAATTGGCCAAGGGTATGGCCTCACTGAAACTTGCGCTGGTGGGACATTCTCAGAGTTTGATGATACTTCTGTAGGTCGAGTTGGAGCTCCGCTTCCTTGCTCATTTATAAAG TTAATTGATTGGGCTGAAGGAGGATACCTGAAAACCGATACCCCAATGCCTCGTGGAGAGATAGTCATTGGTGGCCCAAATGTTACACTTGGTTATttcaaaaatgaagaaaaaacaagAGAGTCATACAAG GTCGATGAGAAGGGAATGAGGTGGTTCTATACGGGTGACATAGGGCGATTTCATGCTGATGGTTGTCTTGAGATAATTGACCGTAAGAAGGATATAGTCAAACTTCAGCATGGGGAGTATGTCTCCTTAGGAAAG GTTGAGGCTGCTCTTTCAGTTTGCCCCTACATCGACAACATCATGTTGCACGCTGATCCTTTTCATAGTTACTGTGTGGCTCTGGTGGTGGCTTCTCAAGTCACAGTGGAAGATTGGGCTTCAAAGCAAGGAATCGCTTTTACTGATTTTGCAGACTTGTGTTCGAAATCAGAAGCCATAAAAGAAGTGCAAGCATCACTTGTAAAG GAAGCAAAGAATGCGCGTTTGGAGAAGTTTGAGATCCCTGCCAAAATCAAGTTGCTTTCGGAACCATGGACTCCAGAAACCGGCCTGGTCACTGCAGCCCTGAAGCTCAAGAGAGATGTCATTAGGAAGGCGTTCTCAGAAGACCTCTCCAAGTTATACGCTTCGTGA